The sequence CTGGGGGACAAGGGCCTGCCAGTGATGGAGAAGGTGCGGCCGGCGGTCTTCGGGCCCGAGGTGCGCTCCTACCACGGCATCGGCGAATATCTGGGGCTGGCCTTCGCCATCGGCAAGGAGATCGGCTAAGGGAAACACCCGCCAGCGAGGGAGAAGGACCCGACCATGAAGCATCGGCACCGGCATCTGGCGTGGGGGGCGACCCTGATTCTGGCCCTGTGGCTGAGCTCTCTTCTGGCGGCCTGCAGCACCCCGCCGCCGCCCCGACCCAGCTGGCCCAGCCTGGTGGTCACCGAGGACCGGGTGCAGTACTACGTCAGCAACCTGAAGCTCCCCGGCACCCGGCAGGAGCTTCGGGCCCGGCGGGGGGAGGGCAACCTCTGGATCCCCCTGAAGGAGATGGCCAGCCTGCGGTTCACCGGGTATCTGCACCCGGACGATTACCGGCGGGCCCGGGTGGTGCTGCGCTCCGGCGAGGTGCTGGAGGTGGAACTTTACACCCGGGGCCTCATCGAGGGGGACACCGACGCCGGCTACTGGAACCTGCCCTTGAGCCAGGTGGCCGCCATTGAGTTCGGCCGCAACTGAGGTGGGGGCGGTCCTGCTGGCCGGGCTGGTGGGCCTGGCGGTGGGGAGCTTCCTTAACGTGGTCATCACCCGCCTGCCCCGGGGGGAGTCGCCCTTCCGGGGCCGCTCCCGCTGCCCGCAGTGCGATGCCCCCCTCCGGTGGCGGGACAATCTGCCCCTCCTCAGCTACCTGCTTCTCCGGGGCCGCTGCCGCGCCTGCGGCGGGCCCATCCCCTGGCGCTATCCCCTGGTGGAACTCGTCAGCGGCCTGTTGGCGGCGGCCCTGTGGCTGAAGTTTCCGGCCAGTCCCCTGCTCTTGGCCTACGCGCCCTTCGGCGCCGGGCTGGTGGCCTTAAGCTTCCTTGACCTGGAGCATTTCTGGCTGCCCGATGTCCTGACCCTGCCGCTCACCCTTCTGGGGCTCCTTCTGTCCCTGGTCCTGCCGCACCTGAGGTGGTATGAGGCGTTTTCGGGAGCGCTGGTGGGGGGCGGGGCCTTCTATCTGGTGGCCTGGGGGTATTATCGCCTCACCGGCCGGGAAGGGCTGGGGCTGGGGGACGCCAAACTCCTGGCCCTCATCGGGGCCTTCTTGGGCATTCGGGCCCTGCCCTGGGTGGTGCTGATGAGCGCCTTGATGGGGGCAGGGGCGGGCGCCGTCCTCATCTGGCGGGAACGGGCCGGCCGCCTCACCCCCATCCCATATGGGCCGTTTCTGGCCGCGGCTGCCCTGCTCTACCTCTTCTTCGCCGACAGCCCGCTGGTGGCGGGAGCCCTGTGGCGGTGAGCCGGGTGGGGCCAGCCGTTGACGGGCTCATCAAAAAATAATCCCCGCCTCAGACATTTCTCATCGGGGGCGGGGACAGTGATGGTCTGAGCCAAAGGGAGGCCAAGGCCCTTTGCCCCCAGGCCGGGATGGCGGGATCGGGATGCCCGGACGCCGCGGTTATGGCAGGAAGAATCCCGGTTCCCGGCCCGGACGGCCCAGGCGGCGCTGGAAGGTCCACTCCGCCGGCTGGCCCACAAAGGCGTTGGCCGACTCCTTGACGGTGTTGCTGGGGATGGTGACGGGCAGGGTGCCCACAAAGCCGCCCATGCCGATGAGGGTGGTGGCCACCCCCGCGGGCCGGAGGAACAGGGCGTCCATGGCCTGCCAGGCGGCGCTGGGCTCGGTCTCGTAATAGCGGTAATACTGCATCTGGGCCGCCGCCGGGCCCGCCAGGAGGGCCACAAGGAGAAGGCCCGCCACCAGAGCG is a genomic window of Desulfobaccales bacterium containing:
- a CDS encoding prepilin peptidase — its product is MSSAATEVGAVLLAGLVGLAVGSFLNVVITRLPRGESPFRGRSRCPQCDAPLRWRDNLPLLSYLLLRGRCRACGGPIPWRYPLVELVSGLLAAALWLKFPASPLLLAYAPFGAGLVALSFLDLEHFWLPDVLTLPLTLLGLLLSLVLPHLRWYEAFSGALVGGGAFYLVAWGYYRLTGREGLGLGDAKLLALIGAFLGIRALPWVVLMSALMGAGAGAVLIWRERAGRLTPIPYGPFLAAAALLYLFFADSPLVAGALWR